One Zeugodacus cucurbitae isolate PBARC_wt_2022May chromosome 3, idZeuCucr1.2, whole genome shotgun sequence genomic region harbors:
- the LOC105218898 gene encoding keratin, type II cytoskeletal 3: MKLFVILSAIVAVGCAMPQFGGANANSNANAQAGAQGGAGGPFGYQPGFGGGFGRNPGYGGGFGGNRGYGGGFGRNPGYGGGFGGVPGFGGGFGYNPGYGGSPGFGSQGFGSPGFGNANANADASANGGFGGSSASANAGASASSGGFGGFGDSSSNANANAGAGDF; this comes from the coding sequence ATGAAACTGTTTGTAATACTTTCCGCAATTGTGGCAGTTGGTTGTGCTATGCCACAATTTGGTGGCGCCAATGCCAACTCTAACGCTAATGCGCAAGCAGGGGCTCAAGGTGGTGCTGGAGGACCCTTTGGTTATCAACCTGGTTTTGGTGGTGGCTTTGGCCGAAATCCTGGTTATGGTGGCGGTTTTGGCGGAAATCGTGGTTATGGTGGTGGCTTTGGCCGCAATCCCGGCTATGGTGGTGGTTTTGGTGGAGTTCCTGGATTCGGAGGGGGTTTCGGTTACAACCCTGGTTACGGTGGTTCACCCGGCTTTGGTTCACAAGGCTTTGGTTCACCCGGTTTTGGCAATGCCAACGCCAACGCCGATGCCAGTGCGAACGGTGGTTTCGGAGGAAGTTCGGCCAGTGCAAATGCTGGTGCATCTGCTAGCTCTGGTGGCTTCGGTGGCTTCGGTGATTCCAGTTCCAATGCAAATGCCAATGCAGGAGCTggagatttttaa
- the LOC105218904 gene encoding holotricin-3, translating to MPSYLSEKLVLFRSSLHLLPFRNQINPIMKVFVVLFAVVAVACAMPHRPEGGAGASAAANANANAGAYGGGGFGGQPGGHHGGGGFGGGHNGGHHGGGAFGGGHHGPGGNYGGGQRGPGGDYGGHGGSYGGSSSSSSSSSSSSSSNYGGKSETFTDTKSSTFGNGVANAGASASAGSK from the coding sequence ATGCCATCGTATCTTAGTGAAAAGTTAGTTTTGTTTCGTAGTTCGTTACATCTACTTCCATTCCGCAACCAAATCAATCCGATCATGAAAGTGTTCGTTGTTCTTTTCGCTGTAGTGGCTGTCGCCTGTGCTATGCCTCACAGACCAGAAGGTGGAGCTGGAGCTAGTGCGGCCGCTAATGCCAATGCCAATGCTGGTGCTTACGGTGGTGGTGGATTTGGTGGTCAACCTGGAGGTCATCATGGTGGTGGCGGTTTCGGCGGTGGTCATAATGGCGGTCATCACGGTGGTGGCGCTTTCGGTGGTGGTCATCATGGTCCTGGTGGCAATTATGGTGGTGGTCAGCGGGGTCCCGGTGGAGATTATGGTGGCCATGGAGGCAGTTATGGCGGTTCAAGTTCCAGTTCTTCTTCCTCCTCGTCTTCAAGCTCGTCCAATTATGGAGGTAAATCTGAAACTTTTACGGACACCAAATCAAGCACCTTCGGCAACGGTGTAGCAAACGCTGGCGCTAGTGCATCTGCCGGTagtaaataa
- the LOC105218903 gene encoding keratin, type I cytoskeletal 9-like: MKVFVILFAIVAVAAAMPHRSGAGAGASAAANAEASAGAHGSGRHARGGPHGGPRYGGQSGYGGSYGGSSSSSAASSSSSSHGGQSSTFTETHTSTTGEGKADSGANATAGSKK; this comes from the coding sequence ATGAAAGTGTTCGTTATACTTTTCGCTATAgtggctgttgctgctgccatgCCTCACAGATCTGGAGCAGGAGCTGGAGCTAGTGCCGCCGCTAATGCTGAAGCTAGTGCTGGTGCTCACGGTAGCGGTCGTCATGCTCGCGGTGGTCCTCACGGCGGCCCAAGATATGGAGGTCAAAGCGGTTATGGAGGCAGTTATGGCGGTTCAAGTTCATCTTCTGCTGCGTCTTCAAGTTCGTCCTCTCATGGAGGTCAATCCAGTACTTTCACTGAAACTCATACATCCACCACTGGTGAGGGTAAAGCAGATTCTGGTGCTAATGCAACCGCTggcagtaaaaaataa